The following are from one region of the Cloacibacterium normanense genome:
- a CDS encoding aminotransferase class I/II-fold pyridoxal phosphate-dependent enzyme, with product MKDIFERIKENPGPLGQFADYGEGYFIFPRLEGPIGPRMKFQGKEVIFWSANDYLGLCNHPEVLEADAKAAAEYGMFYPMGARAMSGETEQHLQLERELADFVGKESAYLLNFGYQGMLSTIDALVSRHDVIVYDSNSHACIVDGVRLHMGKSFMFRHNDMDSFEKNIKRATKVAEENGGGILVITEGVFGMTGQQGKLKEIAEFKKQYSFRLLVDDAHGFGTLGKTGAGAGEEQGCQDQIDVYFSTFAKSMAGFGAFIAGNKEIIRYLKFNLRSQIFAKSLTMPMVIGGLKRLELLRTRPEIKAKLWENVEKLQKGLLDRGFNLGNSNTCVTPVFMQGTPVEATLLVKDLRENFGIFTSVVVYPVIPKGSILLRLIPTASHTDAEINETLAAFEAIHDKLVNGVYKEQAEKLLAEQGLEFKPL from the coding sequence ATGAAAGATATTTTTGAAAGAATTAAAGAAAATCCTGGTCCTCTAGGTCAATTTGCAGATTATGGTGAAGGTTATTTCATTTTCCCAAGATTAGAAGGCCCAATTGGCCCGAGAATGAAGTTCCAAGGAAAAGAAGTAATTTTTTGGAGTGCAAATGATTATTTAGGACTTTGTAATCACCCAGAAGTTCTAGAAGCTGACGCTAAAGCAGCTGCAGAATACGGAATGTTCTATCCGATGGGAGCTAGAGCAATGTCTGGTGAAACAGAACAACACTTACAATTAGAAAGAGAATTAGCTGATTTCGTAGGAAAAGAATCTGCTTATTTATTGAATTTTGGTTACCAAGGAATGTTATCTACAATTGATGCATTGGTTTCTAGACATGATGTAATTGTTTATGATTCTAATTCTCACGCTTGTATTGTAGATGGAGTTCGTCTTCACATGGGAAAAAGCTTCATGTTCCGTCATAATGACATGGATAGCTTCGAAAAAAATATTAAAAGAGCGACTAAAGTTGCAGAAGAAAACGGCGGCGGTATTTTAGTAATCACTGAAGGAGTTTTCGGGATGACTGGTCAACAAGGAAAACTTAAAGAAATTGCTGAATTCAAAAAACAATACAGTTTCCGTTTATTAGTAGATGATGCTCATGGTTTCGGTACTTTAGGAAAAACTGGAGCTGGAGCTGGAGAAGAGCAGGGTTGCCAAGACCAAATTGATGTGTACTTCTCTACTTTTGCTAAATCTATGGCTGGTTTCGGTGCATTTATCGCTGGAAACAAAGAAATCATCAGATACTTAAAATTCAATCTACGTTCTCAAATTTTCGCAAAATCATTGACGATGCCAATGGTAATAGGAGGTTTAAAAAGATTAGAACTTTTAAGAACAAGACCAGAAATCAAAGCTAAACTTTGGGAAAATGTAGAAAAACTCCAAAAAGGATTATTAGACAGAGGTTTCAACTTAGGAAACTCTAACACTTGTGTAACTCCTGTTTTCATGCAAGGAACACCAGTAGAAGCTACTCTTCTAGTTAAAGATTTAAGAGAAAATTTCGGAATTTTCACTTCTGTAGTAGTATATCCAGTAATACCAAAAGGAAGCATTCTATTAAGATTAATTCCTACAGCTTCTCACACAGATGCTGAAATCAATGAAACTCTTGCTGCTTTTGAAGCTATTCATGATAAATTAGTGAATGGTGTTTACAAAGAACAAGCAGAGAAACTTCTTGCTGAACAAGGTTTAGAATTTAAACCTTTATAA
- a CDS encoding PLP-dependent cysteine synthase family protein, translating to MTNVFDNILGLIGNTPMVKLNEVTKDIPAKVYAKIESFNPGHSTKDRIALHIIEAAERKGLLTPGATIVETTSGNTGFSIAMVSIIKGYKCILSVSDKTKPEKIAYLKALGATVYVCPASVPADDPRSYYEVAKKIAAETPNSIYINQYFNELNIDAHYSSTGPEIWEQTEGKITHLFACTGTGGTLSGSAKFLKEKNPDIKIIGVDADGSILKTYHETGEIDPSEIHSYQIEGLGKNLIPSALLFDRIDHFVRVNDEMSAYCTREIALKEAIMGGYTTGAVLQALRQYANANPFSENDLVVLIFPDHGSRYITKVYSDKWMEEQGFINNCVHNYEEVFKTEYIK from the coding sequence ATGACGAACGTTTTTGATAATATTCTCGGGTTAATTGGTAATACTCCAATGGTGAAACTTAATGAAGTAACTAAGGATATTCCAGCAAAAGTTTATGCTAAAATAGAATCTTTTAATCCGGGGCATTCTACTAAAGATAGAATCGCGCTTCATATTATAGAAGCTGCCGAAAGAAAAGGTCTTTTAACTCCTGGTGCTACTATCGTAGAAACCACTTCTGGAAATACGGGCTTTTCTATCGCTATGGTAAGTATTATAAAAGGATACAAATGTATTCTTTCTGTAAGTGATAAAACCAAGCCAGAAAAAATTGCTTATCTTAAAGCTTTGGGTGCTACTGTATACGTTTGTCCTGCTTCTGTTCCTGCAGATGATCCTCGCTCTTATTATGAAGTAGCGAAAAAAATTGCAGCAGAAACGCCAAATTCTATTTACATCAATCAATATTTTAACGAGCTGAATATAGACGCACACTATTCTTCTACTGGTCCAGAAATTTGGGAACAGACAGAAGGAAAAATCACTCATCTTTTTGCATGTACAGGAACTGGTGGAACACTTTCTGGTTCTGCTAAATTTTTAAAAGAAAAAAATCCTGATATCAAAATTATTGGTGTAGATGCAGATGGTTCTATCCTAAAAACCTATCACGAAACAGGTGAAATAGACCCTTCTGAAATTCATTCATACCAAATTGAAGGATTAGGAAAAAATCTTATTCCATCCGCTTTACTTTTTGACAGAATAGATCATTTTGTGAGAGTAAATGATGAAATGAGTGCTTATTGTACTAGAGAAATTGCTCTTAAAGAAGCGATTATGGGCGGTTATACTACTGGAGCTGTTTTACAAGCACTTAGACAATATGCAAATGCAAATCCTTTCTCAGAAAACGATTTAGTAGTCCTTATTTTCCCTGACCACGGTTCTAGATACATTACCAAAGTATACAGTGATAAATGGATGGAAGAACAAGGATTCATCAATAATTGTGTCCATAATTACGAAGAAGTTTTTAAAACAGAATACATTAAATAA
- a CDS encoding DUF1697 domain-containing protein — protein sequence MKYCAFLRGVNVNGTAMKMAEVCDIFKKAGMKDVSSVLATGNILFESDEVPENLKQKLEKSLSEHFHYEAFLFLKTDEEVKGILENSPFEKDENLHIYSFICNSGDENLLMQEFLKTNHQEQEEAKLIKGNFYWKIPKGNTLDSEFGKILGKKSFKNILTSRNINTIEKIVNKFFIL from the coding sequence ATGAAATACTGTGCTTTTTTACGCGGCGTAAACGTAAACGGAACTGCAATGAAAATGGCAGAAGTCTGTGATATTTTCAAAAAAGCAGGAATGAAAGACGTTTCTAGCGTTTTGGCAACAGGAAATATTTTATTTGAATCTGATGAAGTTCCAGAAAATTTAAAACAAAAACTGGAAAAGTCACTTTCCGAGCATTTTCATTACGAAGCATTTCTGTTTTTAAAAACTGATGAAGAAGTGAAGGGGATTTTAGAAAATTCTCCTTTTGAGAAAGACGAAAATCTACATATTTACAGTTTTATTTGTAATTCGGGAGACGAAAATCTTTTGATGCAAGAATTTCTAAAAACCAATCATCAAGAACAGGAAGAAGCCAAATTAATCAAAGGTAATTTTTATTGGAAAATTCCTAAAGGAAATACCCTTGACAGTGAGTTTGGTAAGATTTTGGGAAAGAAATCTTTTAAAAACATTCTAACCAGCCGAAATATCAACACCATCGAAAAAATTGTCAATAAATTTTTCATCCTTTAG
- a CDS encoding S9 family peptidase, with amino-acid sequence MKLKHTIIALAAPFLMKAQQVMTPEILWTLNKFSVTAVEPSQSGLFYSVGKVDLKTEKTNKEHFYYDLSKNQTSKVDFGKKSLIQWDKNGIYASEGDKIYISKDRGLTWTEFYTIGDADNINISPDGKKIAFSKSVHVEKLLGKDKYSDLPKTTAQIYTDLNHRHWDAWNEGKYNHVFVANLGEDVAKAKDLLENLPFDAPQKPHGGSEDFVWSPDSSKVLYVCKKKSGKDYATSTNTDIYAYDLASGKTENWTEGMMGYDVNPKFSPDGKSLLWQSMARDGYEADKNDIVVMDLASKKITILTKSWDESVVGDVAWSPDSKNIYFSTAYRGVKQLFYIGLDGKVKQISGGNFDVNEIIAFQSGNILVTRTDINHNADLFKVNVKDGSMLQLTSINKDTYAKLSQGKSELKMVKTSDGKEMGVWFHYPPNFDPNKKYPTLLYCQGGPQSALTQFFSTRWNFALMAANDYIVVAPNRRGMPGWGTKWNEDISKDWGGQPIRDYLAAADFAKTLPYVDGDRMAAVGASYGGYSVFMLAGVHENRFKTFIAHDGLFDMKSWYGTTEELWFANWDLGSPWEKPLPKAYTDFNPINFVDQWNKPIMVIQGGLDFRVGYEQGQEAFQAAKMKGLKTKFLYFPNENHWVLHPQNGLVWQREFFDWLKETL; translated from the coding sequence ATGAAACTAAAACATACAATTATCGCTCTAGCAGCACCTTTCCTTATGAAAGCACAACAGGTAATGACGCCAGAAATTCTCTGGACGCTTAATAAATTCTCGGTTACCGCAGTAGAACCATCTCAATCTGGGCTATTTTACAGCGTAGGAAAAGTAGATTTGAAGACTGAAAAGACTAATAAAGAACACTTTTACTACGATTTGTCAAAAAATCAAACTTCTAAAGTTGATTTCGGTAAAAAATCTTTAATTCAGTGGGACAAAAACGGAATTTACGCTTCAGAAGGTGATAAAATCTATATTTCTAAAGACAGAGGATTGACTTGGACTGAATTTTATACCATTGGCGATGCAGACAATATTAACATTTCTCCAGATGGTAAAAAAATCGCTTTTAGTAAGTCGGTTCACGTAGAAAAATTGTTAGGAAAAGACAAATATTCTGACCTTCCTAAAACGACAGCTCAAATTTATACAGACCTTAATCACAGGCATTGGGATGCTTGGAACGAAGGGAAATACAATCACGTTTTCGTTGCCAATTTAGGTGAAGATGTTGCGAAAGCTAAAGATTTATTAGAAAATTTACCTTTTGATGCTCCTCAAAAACCTCATGGTGGAAGCGAAGATTTCGTTTGGAGTCCAGATTCTTCTAAAGTTTTATACGTTTGCAAGAAAAAATCGGGTAAAGATTATGCAACCAGCACTAATACAGATATTTATGCTTATGATTTAGCTTCTGGTAAAACCGAAAACTGGACAGAAGGAATGATGGGATACGATGTAAATCCTAAGTTTTCGCCAGATGGAAAATCTTTGCTTTGGCAATCTATGGCGAGAGATGGTTATGAAGCAGACAAAAATGACATTGTAGTGATGGATTTGGCTTCTAAAAAAATCACAATTCTTACTAAATCTTGGGACGAAAGTGTAGTGGGAGATGTAGCATGGAGCCCAGATTCTAAAAATATTTATTTTTCTACCGCTTACAGAGGTGTAAAACAGCTTTTCTACATCGGTTTAGATGGGAAAGTGAAGCAAATTTCTGGTGGTAATTTTGATGTGAATGAAATTATTGCCTTCCAAAGCGGAAATATTTTGGTAACCAGAACAGATATTAATCATAATGCAGATTTATTTAAAGTTAATGTAAAAGACGGAAGTATGTTACAGCTAACTTCTATAAATAAAGATACTTACGCTAAATTATCTCAAGGAAAATCTGAACTGAAAATGGTGAAAACTTCAGATGGTAAAGAAATGGGAGTTTGGTTCCATTATCCACCGAATTTTGACCCAAATAAGAAATATCCTACACTTTTATATTGTCAAGGAGGTCCGCAATCTGCTTTAACTCAATTTTTCTCTACGCGTTGGAATTTCGCTTTAATGGCTGCAAATGATTACATCGTAGTTGCGCCAAATAGAAGAGGAATGCCAGGTTGGGGAACCAAATGGAATGAAGATATTTCTAAAGATTGGGGAGGACAACCAATCAGAGATTATTTAGCAGCGGCAGATTTTGCAAAAACTTTACCTTATGTAGATGGTGATAGAATGGCTGCAGTTGGCGCAAGTTACGGTGGTTACAGCGTTTTCATGTTGGCAGGAGTTCACGAAAATAGATTCAAAACGTTTATTGCTCATGACGGATTGTTTGATATGAAATCTTGGTACGGAACTACCGAAGAATTATGGTTTGCCAATTGGGATTTAGGTTCGCCTTGGGAAAAACCTTTACCAAAAGCGTATACAGATTTTAACCCAATCAATTTTGTAGACCAATGGAATAAGCCAATTATGGTGATTCAAGGAGGTCTGGATTTCAGAGTAGGTTATGAACAAGGTCAGGAAGCTTTTCAAGCAGCAAAAATGAAAGGTCTGAAAACCAAATTCCTTTATTTCCCTAATGAAAACCACTGGGTTTTACATCCTCAAAACGGTCTAGTTTGGCAAAGAGAATTCTTCGATTGGTTGAAAGAAACTTTGTAG
- a CDS encoding glycosyltransferase family 117 protein: MKNWTFKKWNTILGWVVFAIAFFTYLSTIEPNFSFWDCGEYISSAVKLEVTHAPGAALFQLMGAVAAIFGFGDGSKYSIIINAMSALFSAFTILFLFWTITHFVRRLLNKDFEDVTVSDEIAILFAGVIGALAFTFSDTFWFSAVEGEVYSMSSMFIALLVWLITKWENEYHDSDNERWLILIFFITGLSVGVHMMVMLAVPAVCLVYYARNYEFTWKSFIIANLVTLFILAVVFKGIFPIIMSLFGKSEIFFVNGLGLPFHSGTIVAFIILFALMYIGISYARKSKSKLYQTIALSVIYMIIGFSCWLVIPIRANANPPMNLNDPDNAIGMLDYYNREQYGDWPTSYGQNYTAYLDNYGIEKNDDGSYKTQKTGDVYEKNEKTGRYDIVGERFNYVYSKEHVSIMPRMFNEDETVMSNYISMYGAPDFEFNYDNQDIADNPQAKEVFDQLRQKFEDGSITLDDYKQAREYDLIKVHRPTLAQNLTYFVEFQIGYYFVRYLMWNFVGRQNDLEGHMENTNGNWVSGIPVIDEMQWGSQKDMPAKFKNESTVYFFFLPLILGLLGAFFQFNKDFGRFWALLSLFVLTSFGIIFYTGVKPFEPRERDYAMVGSFYAFAIWIGFGAAAILWYLQEKIKSNAATWVTGIVLLGVPLMMGFQNYNSHDRSERYAAYDFAYSSLKSLPKDDIFFVYGDNDTYPIWGLQETEQFRDDVKVVNFTLLGTPWNIDQVKRRTYNSMPVPSVLTHEEYRDGTNDQVVLLSAEDWKNFIQNNVDAGVPESLFEPYKKYMVQDSMNIKDAVNFLRKRSPEKDEILKLLFGEDKYERFNFLPVSRFVLPVNKANAVKSGIISAKDLPNTVDQITIDYRRGNMFKANYILMDILANFDWKRPINFSVGGIYDDENIFYLKEYLQFDGFSYRLVPIKTEEREDGEMGRVDAEDLYKIVKNYKWGNFKNLNVHMDETCTQNIVSYRSSASRAAEALTLEGKKAKAIEVLDLASREIPSTKYNDPRSLSAMVYGYIVAGQEQKGLKLAEQLKRDIFEEYDYYLSLSKYEQKYVKKQMNAQPILYSLVTGAVSDAYKKIGQKDKGYNYLLKSIEPIDKRFKNFISDLQMAGKEKAFNEAEKVQKITPFYSYLFEVMKPYDSTYPKEKEAEITRQMMKATN; encoded by the coding sequence ATGAAGAATTGGACTTTCAAAAAATGGAACACCATTTTAGGTTGGGTGGTTTTTGCCATTGCATTTTTCACCTATTTATCTACTATTGAACCTAATTTTAGTTTTTGGGATTGCGGAGAATACATTTCATCTGCTGTAAAATTAGAAGTTACTCACGCTCCTGGTGCTGCATTATTCCAATTAATGGGTGCTGTTGCAGCTATTTTTGGCTTCGGAGATGGTTCTAAATATTCTATAATTATCAATGCTATGTCTGCGCTTTTCAGTGCATTCACCATATTATTTTTATTTTGGACGATTACGCATTTCGTAAGAAGACTTTTGAATAAAGATTTCGAAGATGTAACCGTTTCAGACGAAATTGCCATTCTATTTGCTGGTGTCATTGGTGCTTTAGCTTTTACTTTTTCAGATACTTTTTGGTTTTCTGCGGTAGAAGGAGAGGTTTATTCTATGTCTTCTATGTTTATTGCACTTTTGGTTTGGCTCATTACGAAATGGGAAAACGAATATCATGACAGTGATAATGAACGTTGGCTCATTCTAATTTTCTTCATTACAGGGCTTTCTGTAGGAGTTCACATGATGGTAATGTTAGCAGTTCCAGCAGTTTGTTTGGTGTATTACGCTAGAAATTATGAATTTACTTGGAAGAGTTTTATCATCGCTAATTTGGTGACACTTTTCATTTTAGCAGTAGTTTTCAAAGGGATTTTCCCAATTATCATGAGTCTTTTCGGTAAATCTGAAATTTTCTTTGTGAACGGATTAGGCTTACCTTTCCATTCAGGAACAATTGTTGCATTTATCATTTTGTTTGCTTTAATGTATATAGGAATTTCTTATGCTAGAAAATCTAAAAGCAAATTATATCAAACCATCGCACTATCAGTAATCTACATGATTATTGGTTTTTCTTGTTGGTTAGTCATTCCGATTAGAGCGAATGCAAATCCGCCAATGAACCTTAATGATCCAGATAACGCCATCGGAATGTTAGATTATTACAATCGTGAACAATACGGAGATTGGCCAACTTCTTACGGACAAAACTATACTGCATATTTAGACAATTATGGAATTGAAAAAAATGATGATGGTAGTTATAAAACGCAGAAAACTGGTGATGTTTATGAGAAAAACGAAAAAACCGGTCGTTATGATATTGTAGGAGAGCGTTTTAATTACGTTTATTCTAAAGAACATGTAAGCATTATGCCGAGAATGTTCAATGAAGATGAAACCGTGATGAGCAATTACATTTCTATGTATGGAGCGCCAGATTTTGAATTCAATTATGACAATCAAGATATTGCAGATAATCCTCAGGCTAAAGAAGTTTTTGACCAATTAAGACAAAAATTTGAAGACGGAAGCATCACGCTTGATGATTACAAACAAGCCAGAGAATATGATTTAATCAAGGTTCATAGACCTACATTGGCACAGAATCTTACGTATTTTGTAGAATTTCAAATTGGATATTATTTTGTAAGATATCTCATGTGGAATTTTGTAGGAAGACAGAACGATTTAGAAGGTCACATGGAAAATACCAATGGAAACTGGGTTTCTGGTATTCCTGTAATTGATGAAATGCAATGGGGAAGTCAAAAAGATATGCCTGCAAAATTCAAAAATGAAAGTACGGTTTATTTCTTCTTTTTACCATTGATTTTAGGACTTTTGGGAGCATTTTTCCAATTCAACAAAGATTTTGGAAGATTCTGGGCGCTACTTTCTTTATTCGTGTTAACCAGTTTTGGAATTATTTTCTACACCGGTGTAAAACCTTTTGAACCAAGAGAAAGAGATTACGCAATGGTAGGAAGTTTCTATGCGTTTGCGATTTGGATAGGTTTTGGAGCTGCAGCAATTCTTTGGTATTTACAAGAAAAAATTAAATCAAATGCTGCTACATGGGTTACTGGAATTGTTTTATTAGGAGTTCCATTGATGATGGGCTTCCAAAACTATAATTCTCATGATAGAAGTGAACGTTATGCAGCTTATGATTTTGCTTATTCTTCATTAAAATCCCTTCCAAAAGATGATATTTTCTTTGTTTATGGTGATAATGATACGTATCCAATTTGGGGACTGCAAGAAACGGAGCAATTCAGAGATGATGTAAAAGTGGTGAATTTCACGCTTCTAGGAACACCTTGGAATATAGACCAAGTAAAACGCAGAACATACAATTCAATGCCAGTTCCGTCAGTTCTTACGCACGAAGAATACAGAGATGGAACCAATGATCAAGTGGTTTTACTTTCTGCAGAAGATTGGAAAAATTTTATTCAGAATAATGTAGATGCAGGAGTTCCAGAGAGTTTATTTGAGCCTTACAAAAAATATATGGTTCAAGATTCTATGAACATCAAAGACGCCGTAAATTTCTTGAGAAAAAGAAGTCCAGAAAAAGATGAAATTTTAAAATTACTTTTTGGAGAAGATAAATATGAGCGTTTTAATTTCTTGCCTGTTTCTAGATTTGTTTTGCCTGTAAATAAAGCAAATGCCGTGAAATCTGGAATCATTTCTGCTAAAGATTTACCGAATACAGTAGACCAAATTACCATAGACTACAGAAGAGGAAATATGTTTAAAGCCAATTATATTTTGATGGATATTTTGGCGAATTTCGATTGGAAACGTCCTATCAATTTCTCAGTGGGTGGAATTTATGATGACGAAAACATTTTCTATTTGAAAGAATATCTTCAATTTGATGGATTCAGTTATAGATTAGTGCCTATTAAAACAGAAGAAAGAGAAGATGGCGAAATGGGAAGAGTAGACGCTGAAGATTTATATAAAATTGTCAAAAATTACAAATGGGGCAATTTCAAAAATCTAAATGTTCACATGGACGAAACGTGTACACAGAATATCGTAAGTTACAGAAGTTCTGCAAGTAGAGCCGCAGAAGCATTGACTTTAGAAGGTAAAAAAGCTAAAGCTATCGAAGTTTTAGATTTGGCAAGCAGAGAAATTCCTTCTACCAAATATAACGACCCTCGTTCTCTAAGTGCAATGGTTTATGGATATATTGTTGCAGGTCAAGAACAAAAAGGATTGAAATTGGCAGAGCAATTAAAAAGAGATATTTTCGAAGAATATGACTATTATTTGTCGCTTTCTAAATATGAACAAAAATATGTGAAAAAACAGATGAATGCTCAACCTATCTTGTATTCATTGGTAACAGGAGCGGTTTCTGATGCGTATAAGAAAATCGGTCAAAAAGATAAAGGTTACAATTACTTGTTAAAATCCATCGAACCGATTGATAAGAGATTTAAAAATTTCATCAGTGATTTACAGATGGCAGGAAAAGAAAAAGCCTTCAACGAAGCTGAAAAAGTACAAAAAATCACACCGTTTTATTCTTATTTGTTTGAAGTGATGAAACCTTATGATTCTACTTATCCAAAAGAAAAAGAAGCAGAAATCACCAGACAAATGATGAAAGCTACGAACTAG
- a CDS encoding LTA synthase family protein → MSETLQKYAKFPLLAVIFTVLVKLLFLLTHHIQEDAFITWRVAQNLLDYGVIGFNGETKISASTTHLYVFVSYIFNLIFGKENFIYPLLIFNSLLFTIGSYFLSKLILENPLHQAIFIFLFGILPPSIKISILGMEYGILFFLEMALLYFGFKQNKIWAQILFPILILFTRIDTVIFLGIVFLADIIWNKKIRWFYILGGILGVVVLMSFNWFYFGELVNNTIVAKSVTYAKNMSLALQWKYFLMNYGNFWGMLKLPGDFNPFTILVLFFELLAFLYIVSKRESKNLFIWIIFLFGWTKQLIFISQRSYFDWYYWVPQILLFAVILVFVLEQKTYKLWWISLLLIFYILPMAAFQTVHSIATGNGEWNYRRSIGLFLKDYEKDKNQYILLEPAGYIPFFSGLKAIDEVGLVDKEIQAEIKKDKANYWKNTVEKRKPKYLLAPKNLFEGKDGSFYQENYQLLKEFRIKNHLNSDNKILEKIYRLKPSGTDYNLYERK, encoded by the coding sequence ATGTCTGAAACTTTACAGAAGTACGCGAAATTTCCTCTTTTAGCAGTAATTTTTACCGTTTTGGTAAAACTTCTTTTTTTGCTCACGCATCATATTCAGGAAGATGCTTTTATCACGTGGAGAGTAGCGCAAAATTTATTAGATTACGGTGTAATTGGTTTCAATGGAGAAACTAAAATTTCTGCTTCTACTACACATTTGTATGTGTTTGTTTCTTATATTTTTAATCTGATTTTTGGCAAAGAAAACTTCATATATCCATTATTGATTTTCAATTCATTATTGTTTACGATAGGGAGTTACTTTCTTTCAAAATTAATCCTCGAAAATCCTTTACATCAAGCTATTTTCATCTTCTTATTTGGCATTTTGCCACCATCTATTAAAATTTCAATTCTCGGAATGGAATACGGAATTCTGTTCTTTCTAGAAATGGCTTTATTGTATTTTGGGTTCAAGCAAAATAAAATTTGGGCGCAAATTCTTTTCCCTATTCTTATTCTTTTCACCAGAATAGATACAGTGATTTTCTTAGGAATTGTCTTTTTGGCCGATATTATTTGGAATAAAAAAATTCGTTGGTTCTACATTTTAGGTGGAATTTTAGGAGTTGTCGTTTTGATGAGTTTCAACTGGTTTTACTTCGGTGAATTGGTGAATAATACCATTGTTGCCAAAAGTGTGACGTATGCAAAAAACATGAGTTTGGCACTCCAGTGGAAATATTTCCTAATGAATTATGGTAATTTCTGGGGAATGCTGAAACTTCCAGGAGATTTTAATCCTTTCACGATTTTGGTTTTATTTTTTGAGCTTTTAGCGTTTTTATATATCGTTTCGAAGAGAGAAAGTAAAAACCTTTTCATCTGGATAATTTTCCTTTTTGGCTGGACAAAACAATTGATTTTTATTTCACAAAGGAGTTATTTTGATTGGTATTATTGGGTTCCACAGATTTTGCTTTTTGCAGTGATTTTGGTATTTGTTTTAGAGCAAAAAACATATAAATTGTGGTGGATTTCTCTGCTTTTGATTTTCTATATTTTACCGATGGCAGCTTTTCAAACGGTTCATTCTATCGCCACAGGAAACGGAGAGTGGAATTACAGAAGAAGCATTGGTTTGTTTCTAAAAGACTACGAAAAAGATAAAAATCAATACATTTTGTTAGAACCAGCTGGTTATATTCCATTTTTTTCAGGTTTAAAGGCAATAGATGAAGTAGGTTTGGTGGATAAAGAAATTCAAGCTGAAATCAAAAAAGACAAAGCCAATTATTGGAAAAACACCGTCGAAAAAAGAAAACCAAAGTATTTATTGGCTCCAAAAAATTTATTTGAAGGAAAAGATGGAAGTTTTTACCAAGAAAACTATCAATTATTGAAGGAATTTAGAATTAAAAATCACTTAAATTCTGACAATAAAATTTTAGAAAAAATATACAGATTAAAACCTTCTGGAACAGATTATAATCTCTACGAAAGAAAATAA